In Thermomonas carbonis, a single genomic region encodes these proteins:
- a CDS encoding copper resistance system multicopper oxidase, with translation MNDETSRFPDTTRRRLLRGMALGSAAAGLGLWREPVWALATPNQSGVLAGKDFDLSIGRTPVNITGRAASAITVNGSLPGPILRWREGDEVTLRVRNTLAETSAIHWHGILLPANMDGVPGLSFHGIEPGGDYLYRFRVRQSGTYWYHSHSSLQEQAGVYGALIVDPLEPEPFAFDRDYVVMLSDWTDMDPHRLFARLKKRSDYDNLYKRTVGDFLRDAREDGITAAVADRKAWGAMRMSPTDLADVNGNTYTYLANGRRADDDWTGLFTPGERVRLRFVNGAAMTFFDVRIPGLKLTVVAADGQNIQPVEVDEFRIAPAETFDVIVQPERDEAHVVFAQAMDRSGHARITLAPRMGMRAPSPALDKRALLTMDDMGHGSHAMSTAEMSCGANMDHSKMSMPMSTPMQAHPASETGNPFVDMQTMSPTPRLDDPGIGLRDNGRRVLRYADLHSLQVPDDDREPSREIELHLTGHMERFVWGFDGIKFSDAEPVRLKYGERVRFTLVNDTMMEHPVHLHGMWSDLEDADGKFLVRKHSVSIPPGTKRSFRVTADALGRWAFHCHMLMHMEAGMMREVRVEE, from the coding sequence ATGAACGACGAGACCAGTCGCTTCCCCGATACGACGAGACGCAGGCTGCTGCGCGGAATGGCCCTCGGAAGCGCAGCGGCAGGCCTGGGCCTGTGGCGCGAACCGGTGTGGGCCTTGGCGACGCCGAACCAGTCAGGCGTGCTCGCCGGCAAGGACTTCGATCTCAGCATCGGTCGCACGCCGGTCAACATCACCGGTCGCGCGGCGTCGGCGATCACCGTCAATGGGTCCCTGCCCGGCCCGATCCTGCGCTGGCGCGAAGGCGACGAGGTGACGCTGCGCGTGCGCAACACGCTCGCCGAAACCAGCGCGATCCATTGGCACGGCATCCTGCTGCCGGCCAACATGGACGGCGTGCCGGGCCTGAGCTTCCACGGTATCGAACCCGGCGGCGACTATCTGTACCGCTTCAGGGTGCGGCAGTCCGGCACTTACTGGTACCACAGCCATTCCAGCCTGCAGGAACAGGCAGGTGTGTACGGCGCGCTGATCGTCGACCCGCTCGAGCCCGAGCCCTTCGCCTTCGACCGCGACTACGTGGTGATGCTGTCCGACTGGACCGACATGGATCCGCATCGGCTGTTCGCGCGGCTGAAGAAGCGCAGCGACTACGACAACCTCTACAAGCGCACCGTCGGCGATTTCCTGCGCGATGCACGCGAAGATGGAATCACCGCTGCAGTCGCCGATCGCAAGGCCTGGGGGGCGATGCGGATGAGCCCCACCGACCTCGCCGACGTCAACGGCAATACCTATACCTACCTCGCCAACGGCCGCCGTGCCGACGACGACTGGACCGGCCTGTTCACGCCCGGCGAGCGCGTGCGCCTGCGCTTCGTCAACGGCGCGGCGATGACCTTCTTCGATGTGCGCATTCCCGGCCTGAAGCTCACCGTCGTTGCCGCCGACGGACAGAACATCCAGCCGGTCGAGGTCGACGAATTCCGCATCGCGCCGGCGGAAACCTTCGACGTGATCGTGCAACCCGAGCGCGACGAGGCCCATGTGGTGTTCGCGCAGGCGATGGATCGCAGCGGCCACGCACGCATCACCCTCGCTCCGCGGATGGGCATGCGCGCGCCCTCCCCCGCCCTCGACAAGCGCGCCTTGCTGACGATGGACGACATGGGCCACGGCAGTCATGCGATGTCGACTGCAGAGATGAGCTGCGGCGCGAACATGGATCACTCGAAGATGTCGATGCCGATGTCGACACCGATGCAGGCGCATCCGGCCAGCGAGACCGGCAATCCGTTCGTCGACATGCAGACGATGTCGCCGACGCCGCGGCTGGACGATCCCGGCATCGGCCTGCGCGACAACGGCCGCCGCGTGTTGCGTTACGCCGACCTGCACAGCCTGCAGGTGCCCGATGACGACCGCGAACCATCGCGCGAGATCGAGCTGCACCTGACCGGGCACATGGAGCGCTTCGTCTGGGGCTTCGATGGCATCAAGTTCTCGGATGCCGAACCGGTGCGGCTGAAATACGGCGAACGCGTGCGCTTCACCCTGGTCAACGACACCATGATGGAACACCCGGTGCACCTGCACGGGATGTGGAGCGACCTGGAGGATGCCGACGGAAAGTTCCTGGTGCGCAAGCACAGCGTCAGTATCCCGCCGGGCACGAAACGGAGCTTCCGCGTCACTGCGGATGCACTCGGTCGTTGGGCGTTCCACTGCCACATGCTGATGCACATGGAAGCCGGGATGATGCGCGAAGTGCGGGTGGAGGAATGA
- a CDS encoding copper resistance protein B, with product MRGALAIGLLLCMQSAFAQDHSQHAMPPSSPTTTDEHAQHREHTTGDDAPGDYRSPVLTDADRAAAFPDLHGHDMSAHMDDDPFVWMVMADRFEWQQGDAVAWEGTAWFGHDRGRLWLRSEGERERNHGTEANIEALWGEPVNAWWDVLAGVRHDISNERLGHHGQDWLAIGVQGLAPYKFEVQATVYIGEGGQSMLQAEVEYELLLTNKLILQPRIEATALGRNDAVRGIGSGLGEVDAGLRLRYEVRREVAPYIGIERAVRFGKTADFARAPGDDAHETRWVAGVRFWF from the coding sequence ATGCGCGGCGCACTCGCCATCGGCCTGCTGCTGTGCATGCAATCCGCATTCGCCCAGGATCACTCGCAGCACGCGATGCCGCCATCGTCGCCGACCACGACGGACGAACACGCGCAACATCGCGAACACACGACTGGCGATGACGCACCCGGCGACTATCGCTCCCCTGTCCTCACCGATGCCGACCGCGCCGCCGCGTTCCCCGACCTGCACGGCCACGACATGTCCGCGCACATGGACGACGATCCCTTCGTGTGGATGGTGATGGCGGATCGATTCGAGTGGCAGCAAGGCGACGCAGTCGCCTGGGAAGGCACTGCATGGTTCGGCCATGACCGCGGGCGTCTCTGGCTGCGCAGCGAAGGCGAGCGCGAGCGTAACCACGGCACCGAGGCCAACATCGAAGCGCTGTGGGGCGAGCCGGTGAATGCGTGGTGGGACGTGCTGGCGGGTGTGCGCCACGACATCTCGAACGAACGCTTGGGCCACCACGGACAGGACTGGCTTGCCATCGGCGTGCAAGGCCTGGCGCCTTACAAGTTCGAGGTGCAGGCCACCGTCTATATCGGCGAGGGTGGGCAATCGATGCTGCAGGCGGAAGTCGAATACGAACTGCTGCTCACCAACAAGCTGATCCTCCAGCCGCGCATCGAGGCGACAGCGCTTGGTCGCAACGATGCAGTGCGCGGGATCGGCTCGGGGCTGGGTGAAGTGGATGCCGGCCTGCGCTTGCGCTACGAAGTGCGCCGCGAAGTCGCGCCCTACATCGGCATCGAGCGCGCGGTTCGCTTCGGCAAGACCGCGGACTTTGCACGTGCCCCTGGTGATGACGCGCACGAGACGCGATGGGTGGCGGGCGTGCGATTCTGGTTCTGA
- a CDS encoding 4'-phosphopantetheinyl transferase family protein, giving the protein MATMPAARVWLGRLDALSDHLGEDWLSDDEAKRLQAMTADVRRRSFLAGHWQARVLAADLLLIDSRRIALYRYDDGRPQLRVDGQPSLLSLSISHSGDWLAIALATVPVGVDVELPRRTRDLRALARFTFSPEEAAGLDRLDDTDYSLAFHRLWTLKEARGKRSGTGLLPGESRRVTSLPSNVDDAEATSWILGDGALSVAIAPGMQIEIDGGEGLHTPAHWRYRKDV; this is encoded by the coding sequence ATGGCAACGATGCCGGCCGCGCGAGTGTGGCTCGGCCGGCTCGATGCGTTAAGCGATCACCTGGGCGAGGACTGGCTGAGCGACGACGAAGCCAAGCGCCTGCAGGCGATGACCGCCGACGTGCGCCGGCGCAGTTTCCTGGCGGGTCACTGGCAGGCACGCGTGCTTGCGGCGGACTTGCTGCTGATCGATTCGCGGAGGATCGCGCTGTATCGGTACGATGATGGGCGTCCGCAACTACGCGTCGATGGGCAGCCGTCGCTGCTGTCGTTGTCGATCAGCCACAGCGGCGACTGGCTGGCGATTGCACTCGCGACGGTGCCGGTGGGTGTCGATGTCGAATTGCCGCGACGTACGCGTGACCTGCGCGCACTTGCACGATTCACGTTTTCACCGGAGGAAGCCGCCGGCCTCGATCGGCTGGACGATACCGACTACAGCCTCGCATTCCATCGGCTGTGGACCTTGAAGGAAGCGCGCGGCAAGCGCAGTGGCACCGGCCTGTTGCCCGGCGAATCACGACGCGTGACGTCGTTGCCGAGCAATGTCGACGATGCCGAAGCCACCAGCTGGATCCTGGGCGATGGCGCGCTGTCGGTGGCGATCGCGCCGGGCATGCAGATCGAGATCGATGGCGGGGAAGGGCTTCACACGCCTGCGCACTGGCGGTATCGCAAGGACGTGTGA
- a CDS encoding excinuclease ATPase subunit produces MRRLTLALATVLTLAAAPAADARDTRHQFDIATAIAAGKADGTLDGSVQFHFKGARAPAVTDRLGAANTNRKTNAFGKSDATACQWVFLGAMKALQAAAKERGANAVIDIESNYKNQVFSSATQYECGAGGLMAGVALKGVYAKVK; encoded by the coding sequence ATGCGCCGACTGACCCTTGCCCTTGCCACCGTGCTGACCCTGGCCGCGGCTCCCGCTGCCGATGCCCGCGACACACGCCACCAGTTCGACATCGCCACCGCGATTGCCGCCGGCAAGGCCGATGGCACCCTGGATGGTTCGGTGCAGTTCCACTTCAAGGGTGCGCGTGCGCCAGCGGTGACCGATCGACTCGGCGCAGCCAATACCAACCGCAAGACCAATGCCTTCGGCAAGAGCGACGCCACCGCCTGCCAGTGGGTGTTCCTGGGCGCGATGAAAGCGCTGCAGGCAGCCGCGAAGGAGCGCGGTGCCAACGCGGTGATCGACATCGAAAGCAACTACAAGAACCAGGTGTTCAGCAGCGCGACGCAGTACGAATGCGGCGCAGGCGGACTGATGGCCGGCGTGGCCCTGAAGGGCGTATACGCCAAGGTCAAGTGA
- a CDS encoding beta-ketoacyl-ACP synthase — translation MVVTGRGVLGPLGHDWPTVQAWLKTGRNAVRHFPEWGEYKGLNSRLGVPAQPFELPDHYNRKATRSMGRVALLATRASELALIDAGLLGDPLLKSGKVGISYGSSAGTPSSMSDFGRMLAEFNTQYINATTYIRMMAHTAPVNMGVFFGITGRIVTTSSACTSGSQGIGYAYEAIKAGKQVAMLAGGSEELDVTATTVFDTLFATSSDNDAPETTPRPFDVSRSGLVIGEGGCTLVLEDLEHALARGATIHAEIVGFGTNSDGQHVTQPNAATMAQAMRLSLEDAGLSPDAIAYVNAHGTATEHGDIAETTATHAVFGERMPISSLKSYTGHTLGACGAMEAWVTLEMLREGWFHPTANLRDVDPRCGALDYILPSEPGGGRLIDGEYAMSNNFAFGGINTSLVLRRWS, via the coding sequence GTGGTCGTGACGGGCCGTGGCGTGCTGGGCCCGCTCGGTCATGACTGGCCGACGGTGCAGGCCTGGTTGAAGACCGGTCGCAACGCGGTGCGCCACTTCCCCGAGTGGGGCGAATACAAAGGCCTCAACTCGCGACTCGGGGTGCCCGCGCAGCCGTTCGAGCTGCCGGACCATTACAACCGCAAGGCGACGCGCTCGATGGGCCGGGTCGCCTTGCTGGCCACGCGCGCAAGCGAGCTCGCCCTGATCGATGCCGGCCTGCTTGGCGATCCGTTGCTGAAGAGCGGCAAGGTCGGCATTTCCTATGGATCCTCTGCGGGCACGCCGTCGTCGATGAGCGACTTCGGCCGCATGCTCGCCGAGTTCAACACCCAGTACATCAACGCGACCACCTACATCCGGATGATGGCGCACACCGCGCCGGTGAACATGGGCGTGTTCTTCGGCATCACCGGTCGCATCGTCACTACCTCGAGCGCGTGCACCTCGGGCAGCCAGGGCATCGGCTACGCCTACGAAGCGATCAAGGCGGGCAAGCAGGTGGCGATGCTCGCCGGTGGCTCGGAAGAACTGGATGTCACCGCGACCACCGTATTCGACACGTTGTTCGCGACCAGCAGCGACAACGATGCGCCGGAGACCACGCCGCGGCCCTTCGATGTGTCACGCAGTGGCCTGGTGATCGGCGAGGGCGGCTGCACCCTGGTGCTGGAAGACCTGGAACATGCACTCGCGCGCGGTGCGACGATCCACGCGGAGATCGTCGGTTTCGGCACCAACAGCGATGGCCAGCACGTGACCCAGCCGAATGCCGCGACCATGGCGCAGGCAATGCGGTTGTCGCTGGAGGATGCTGGCTTGTCGCCTGACGCGATCGCCTACGTCAATGCGCATGGCACCGCCACCGAACACGGCGACATCGCCGAAACCACCGCCACCCACGCCGTCTTTGGCGAACGCATGCCGATCAGTTCGCTGAAGAGCTACACCGGCCACACCCTCGGCGCCTGTGGCGCGATGGAGGCCTGGGTGACGCTTGAGATGCTGCGCGAGGGCTGGTTCCATCCCACCGCCAACCTGCGCGATGTCGATCCGCGCTGCGGCGCGCTCGATTACATCCTGCCCAGCGAACCGGGTGGCGGCCGCCTGATCGACGGCGAATACGCCATGAGCAACAATTTCGCCTTCGGCGGCATCAACACCTCGCTGGTGTTGCGCCGCTGGTCCTGA
- a CDS encoding 3-ketoacyl-ACP reductase FabG2 gives MTDRCILVTGASRGIGRAIALRLARDGFDIAVHCRSRRDLAEAVVAEIEALGRNARVLEFDVADRAGCATAIDADIAAHGAYHGVVCNAGIARDNAFPAMTGEEWDTVIHTNLDGFYNVLQPCVMPMVRRRKPGRIVTLSSVSGLAGNRGQTNYSASKAGIIGATKALALELAKREITVNCVAPGLIETEMLPPEIIDEAMKMIPLRRVGKPDDVAAAVAYLMSDDASYVTRQVISVNGGML, from the coding sequence ATGACCGACCGCTGCATCCTCGTCACTGGCGCCAGCCGCGGCATCGGCCGCGCGATCGCGTTGCGACTCGCCCGCGACGGTTTCGATATCGCCGTGCATTGCCGCAGCCGCCGCGACCTTGCCGAAGCCGTCGTCGCCGAGATCGAGGCGCTGGGCCGCAACGCCCGGGTACTCGAATTCGACGTCGCCGACCGCGCCGGCTGCGCCACCGCGATCGACGCCGACATCGCCGCGCATGGCGCGTACCACGGCGTGGTCTGCAATGCCGGCATCGCCCGCGACAACGCCTTCCCGGCGATGACCGGCGAAGAGTGGGACACGGTCATCCACACCAACCTGGACGGTTTCTACAACGTGCTGCAGCCCTGCGTGATGCCGATGGTGCGGCGTCGCAAACCCGGTCGCATCGTGACGTTGTCGTCGGTGTCCGGCCTCGCCGGCAATCGTGGGCAGACCAACTACAGCGCGTCCAAGGCGGGCATCATCGGCGCGACCAAGGCGCTGGCGCTGGAACTGGCGAAGCGCGAGATCACCGTCAATTGCGTCGCGCCCGGTCTGATCGAGACCGAGATGCTGCCGCCCGAAATCATCGATGAGGCGATGAAGATGATCCCGCTGCGGCGTGTTGGCAAGCCGGACGACGTGGCCGCAGCGGTCGCCTATCTGATGTCGGACGATGCGTCGTACGTCACTCGCCAGGTGATCTCGGTCAACGGAGGCATGTTGTGA
- a CDS encoding hotdog family protein, giving the protein MEAHDAAVERLVPHRGGMLWIDRVIHCDADGVIAEATVHAHHLLADEHDPGLPAWLGIEYMAQGIAAWAGGRALSRGEPVKPGFLLGTRRYHCHQPWLPFGLRLRIECHRELMGDNGLGMFACRLLDGEREIASANVSVFEPPDPDLYLNDPRS; this is encoded by the coding sequence ATGGAAGCGCATGACGCCGCCGTCGAACGCCTGGTGCCGCATCGCGGCGGCATGCTGTGGATCGACCGTGTCATCCATTGCGATGCGGACGGGGTCATTGCCGAGGCCACCGTGCATGCGCATCACCTGCTGGCCGACGAACACGATCCCGGCCTGCCGGCCTGGCTCGGCATCGAATACATGGCGCAGGGCATCGCCGCCTGGGCCGGCGGGCGCGCCCTGTCGCGTGGTGAGCCGGTCAAGCCCGGCTTCCTGCTCGGCACCCGTCGCTACCATTGCCACCAGCCGTGGCTGCCGTTCGGCCTGCGCCTGCGCATCGAATGCCACCGCGAGCTGATGGGCGACAATGGCCTGGGGATGTTCGCCTGCCGCCTGCTCGATGGCGAGCGCGAAATCGCCAGCGCCAATGTCTCCGTGTTCGAACCGCCAGATCCCGACCTCTACCTCAACGACCCACGCTCATGA
- a CDS encoding beta-ketoacyl-ACP synthase gives MSAFYLNELGIACALGRDVDDVAAALFADDAPRGVASSDAFTGAPTALGLVPGELPSLDDVPVELRGRNNQLLRLALAPLRASVATAIARYGADRVAVVLGSSTSGVGESEDAHRHFLAHGTWPDSFHYRQQEMGTPAMFVAAELGLRGPAHVISTACSSSAKAMASAARLLKAGMADAVVTGGADSLCRFTVAGFAALGAVSTQRCNPFSANRNGINIGEGAALFLMTRESGPVRLAGWGETADAHHMSAPDPAGKGAEHAIREALARAGIDASDINYVNLHGTATPQNDAMEAGAVQRTLGIEVPCSSTKPLTGHALGAAGAIEAALCWIAIARNPAHCLPPHWWDGVADPALAPIRLAMPGERSERPLRHVLSQSFAFGGSNAALILSAA, from the coding sequence TTGAGCGCGTTCTACCTCAACGAACTCGGCATCGCCTGCGCGCTCGGCCGCGATGTCGATGACGTCGCTGCTGCGCTGTTCGCCGATGACGCACCACGTGGCGTGGCGTCAAGCGATGCGTTTACCGGCGCGCCGACCGCGCTCGGGCTGGTGCCGGGCGAGTTGCCGTCGCTCGACGATGTGCCGGTCGAGCTGCGTGGTCGCAACAACCAGTTGCTGCGTCTTGCGCTTGCACCGCTTCGCGCATCGGTTGCAACTGCGATTGCGCGATACGGTGCCGATCGCGTCGCCGTGGTGCTGGGATCGAGCACCTCGGGCGTCGGCGAAAGCGAGGACGCGCATCGACATTTCCTCGCCCATGGCACGTGGCCGGACTCGTTCCATTACCGGCAGCAGGAAATGGGCACGCCGGCGATGTTCGTGGCCGCGGAACTCGGCCTGCGCGGCCCGGCGCACGTGATCTCCACTGCGTGTTCGTCCAGCGCGAAGGCGATGGCCTCGGCCGCTCGGCTGTTGAAGGCAGGCATGGCCGATGCCGTGGTCACCGGTGGCGCGGATTCGCTGTGCCGGTTCACCGTGGCGGGTTTCGCTGCGCTCGGGGCAGTGTCGACGCAACGCTGCAACCCGTTCTCGGCGAATCGCAACGGCATCAACATCGGCGAAGGCGCGGCACTGTTTTTGATGACCCGCGAATCCGGCCCGGTGCGGCTCGCGGGCTGGGGCGAGACCGCCGATGCCCACCACATGTCCGCGCCGGATCCAGCAGGCAAGGGCGCGGAGCACGCGATCCGCGAGGCGCTGGCGCGTGCCGGCATCGACGCATCGGACATCAATTACGTGAACCTGCACGGCACCGCGACCCCGCAGAACGATGCGATGGAAGCCGGCGCGGTGCAACGCACGCTGGGGATCGAGGTGCCCTGCAGTTCCACCAAGCCGTTGACCGGTCATGCGCTCGGCGCGGCTGGGGCGATCGAGGCCGCGCTTTGCTGGATCGCAATCGCGCGCAATCCGGCGCATTGTTTGCCGCCGCACTGGTGGGATGGCGTCGCCGATCCCGCGCTGGCGCCGATCCGCCTGGCAATGCCGGGCGAACGCAGCGAGCGTCCGTTGCGGCATGTGTTGAGCCAGTCGTTCGCGTTCGGCGGCAGCAATGCCGCACTGATCCTGAGTGCCGCTTGA
- a CDS encoding DUF3261 domain-containing protein, whose translation MRRLIGLLLSALLLAGCVAQQAAVAERKALAASMPMLRLPPSALPGTLALQQRLAFRHGDRRETVDALVENDTGSTRLVIHAQGQVALRLEWDGKQLTQTRAPWLPSELDGERVLSDLQLVFWPVDAIASALPEGWSLRDDQGQRVLRQRETIIATVEYPQPMQARLDQRALGYMLEISSSEIESMEDTP comes from the coding sequence GTGCGGCGGCTGATCGGCCTGTTGCTGTCGGCGCTGCTGCTGGCCGGCTGCGTCGCGCAGCAAGCGGCCGTGGCCGAACGCAAGGCATTGGCGGCGTCGATGCCGATGCTGCGGTTGCCTCCGTCGGCATTGCCGGGCACGCTGGCCTTGCAGCAACGGCTTGCGTTCCGTCACGGCGACCGCCGCGAGACCGTCGACGCCCTGGTCGAGAACGACACCGGCAGCACACGGCTGGTCATCCATGCGCAGGGCCAGGTCGCCTTGCGGCTTGAGTGGGACGGCAAGCAACTGACGCAGACGCGTGCGCCATGGTTGCCGAGCGAACTGGATGGCGAGCGCGTGCTGTCCGACCTGCAACTGGTGTTCTGGCCGGTCGATGCGATCGCGTCGGCGTTGCCGGAAGGTTGGTCGTTGCGCGACGACCAGGGGCAACGCGTGTTGCGCCAGCGCGAGACCATCATCGCCACGGTCGAGTATCCGCAACCGATGCAAGCGCGACTCGACCAACGCGCACTGGGCTACATGCTGGAGATCAGTTCCAGCGAAATCGAATCGATGGAGGACACGCCTTGA
- a CDS encoding NAD(P)/FAD-dependent oxidoreductase: MSPRIETADILIIGAGPAGSVAAALLRQQGRDVLVLEKEQFPRFSIGESLLPQSMAYIEKAGMLRAVVEAGFQYKNGAAFAHGEKRTQFDFRDKSSPGWGTTYQVQRADFDKVLADEAERMGATVRYRHEVLAVDVEGERPRVQVRAPDGEEYTVEAGFLLDASGFARILPRLLKLEKPSGFPVRGAIFTHVRDNIAPGSAAFDRNKILITVHPQHQDVWYWTIPFSNGRCSLGVVAEQSFLARYEGSESERLRAIVGQDPGLSAVLADAEWDTPARQIVGYSANVESLWGRNYALLGNAGEFLDPVFSSGVTIAFTSASLAADCLARRTAGEVVDWEAEYGKPLRGGVDAFRRFVDAWYAGGFQKIIFHEKPNAEIRRMICSILAGYAWDRSNPYVAEARRLKILEEVCGG, from the coding sequence ATGAGTCCACGCATCGAAACCGCCGACATCCTCATCATCGGCGCCGGCCCGGCCGGCAGCGTGGCTGCGGCCTTGTTGCGCCAACAGGGCAGGGACGTGCTGGTGCTGGAGAAGGAACAGTTCCCGCGCTTCTCGATCGGCGAGAGCCTGCTGCCGCAGAGCATGGCCTACATCGAGAAGGCCGGCATGCTGCGCGCGGTGGTCGAAGCCGGCTTCCAGTACAAGAACGGAGCCGCGTTCGCGCATGGGGAGAAGCGCACGCAATTCGATTTCCGCGACAAGTCCTCGCCGGGCTGGGGCACCACGTACCAGGTGCAGCGCGCCGACTTCGACAAGGTGCTGGCCGACGAAGCCGAGCGGATGGGCGCGACGGTGCGCTATCGCCATGAAGTACTGGCGGTCGATGTCGAAGGCGAGCGTCCGCGCGTGCAGGTGCGCGCACCAGACGGCGAGGAATACACAGTCGAAGCCGGCTTCCTGCTCGATGCCAGCGGCTTCGCGCGCATCCTGCCGCGCCTGTTGAAACTGGAGAAGCCCTCGGGCTTCCCGGTACGCGGCGCGATCTTCACCCATGTGCGCGACAACATTGCGCCGGGTAGCGCTGCGTTCGACCGCAACAAGATCCTGATCACCGTGCATCCGCAGCACCAGGATGTCTGGTACTGGACGATTCCGTTCTCTAACGGGCGCTGCTCGCTGGGCGTGGTCGCAGAGCAGTCGTTCCTGGCCCGCTACGAAGGCAGCGAGAGCGAACGCCTGCGCGCCATCGTCGGCCAGGATCCGGGGTTGTCTGCCGTACTTGCGGATGCGGAATGGGATACGCCTGCACGGCAGATCGTAGGGTATTCGGCGAATGTCGAATCGCTGTGGGGCCGCAATTACGCGCTGCTCGGCAACGCCGGCGAATTCCTCGACCCGGTGTTCTCTTCCGGCGTCACCATCGCGTTCACGTCGGCGAGCCTCGCCGCCGATTGCCTGGCGCGACGGACGGCAGGCGAGGTCGTCGATTGGGAAGCCGAGTACGGCAAGCCGTTGCGTGGCGGCGTGGATGCGTTCCGCCGCTTCGTTGATGCGTGGTACGCCGGCGGTTTCCAGAAGATCATCTTCCACGAAAAGCCGAATGCCGAAATCCGCCGGATGATCTGCTCGATCCTGGCCGGCTATGCATGGGATCGCAGCAATCCGTATGTCGCCGAAGCACGCCGCCTGAAGATCCTGGAGGAAGTGTGCGGCGGCTGA